A window from Bordetella petrii encodes these proteins:
- a CDS encoding ABCB family ABC transporter ATP-binding protein/permease, protein MPQPAPTASPRGSLATLRTLLPYLWPPGRAGLKARVVIALLCLLAAKAAVVYVPLLYKSAIDELGGHAGAAIVVPVGLILAYGAARVFSLLFSELRDAVFARVGQHAIRAVGLQIFRHLHALALRFHLSRQTGGLTRAIERGTKGIQTLLSFLLFNVLPTFFEIGLVCAVLWKMFDFWLAAVTALTVGLYLAYTLVVTEWRTQFRRLMNETDSEANTKAVESLLNYETVKYFGNEEHEARRYDASLTRYERAAVRSQVSLSILNIGQAVIISVGLTAVMWMAAQGIVDGRYTLGDFVLVNTYLLQLYDPLSFFGFIYREIKQSLIDMERMFELLGQQREIGDKPGAGALRLAGAGVEFRDVVFGYDARRPILKGVSFQIPAGRTVAVVGSSGAGKSTLARLLFRFYDVEQGAILVDGQDIRDVTQASLRAAIGVVPQDTVLFNDTIHYNIAYGRPGATDGEVQAAARLAHIHELVMSMPDGYRTLVGERGLKLSGGEKQRVAIARTILKNPSIFLFDEATSALDSHTEREIQANLREVSQGRTTLIIAHRLSTIADADEIIVLGDGRIVERGRHAALLARGGPYAAMWEKQAHAGDTVPA, encoded by the coding sequence ATGCCCCAGCCCGCCCCCACCGCCTCGCCGCGCGGCAGCCTCGCCACGCTGCGCACCCTGCTTCCCTACTTGTGGCCGCCCGGCCGCGCCGGCCTGAAGGCGCGCGTCGTCATCGCGCTGCTGTGCCTGCTGGCCGCCAAGGCGGCCGTGGTGTACGTGCCGCTGCTGTACAAATCGGCCATCGACGAACTGGGCGGGCACGCCGGCGCCGCTATCGTCGTGCCGGTGGGGCTGATCCTGGCCTACGGCGCCGCGCGCGTCTTCTCGCTGCTGTTTTCCGAACTGCGCGACGCCGTGTTCGCCCGCGTGGGGCAGCACGCCATCCGCGCGGTGGGGCTGCAGATCTTCCGCCACCTGCACGCGCTGGCCCTGCGCTTTCACCTGTCGCGCCAGACCGGCGGCCTGACCCGCGCCATCGAGCGCGGCACCAAGGGCATCCAGACCCTGCTGTCGTTCCTGCTGTTCAATGTGCTGCCCACCTTCTTCGAGATCGGCCTGGTGTGCGCGGTGCTGTGGAAGATGTTCGATTTCTGGCTGGCCGCCGTCACCGCCCTGACCGTGGGCCTGTACCTGGCGTATACGCTGGTGGTCACCGAATGGCGCACCCAGTTCCGCCGGCTGATGAACGAAACGGATTCCGAGGCCAACACCAAGGCGGTCGAAAGCCTGCTGAACTACGAAACCGTCAAGTACTTCGGCAATGAGGAACACGAGGCGCGCCGCTACGATGCGTCGCTGACCCGCTACGAGCGCGCCGCGGTGCGCAGCCAGGTCAGCCTGTCGATCCTGAACATCGGGCAGGCGGTAATCATCTCGGTGGGCCTGACGGCCGTCATGTGGATGGCGGCGCAGGGCATCGTCGACGGCCGCTACACGCTGGGCGATTTCGTGCTGGTCAACACCTACCTGCTGCAGCTGTACGACCCGCTCAGTTTCTTCGGCTTCATCTACCGCGAAATCAAGCAATCGCTGATCGACATGGAGCGCATGTTCGAACTGCTGGGCCAGCAGCGCGAAATCGGCGACAAGCCCGGCGCCGGCGCGCTGCGGCTGGCGGGCGCCGGGGTGGAGTTCCGCGACGTGGTGTTCGGCTATGACGCGCGCCGGCCCATCCTGAAGGGGGTCAGCTTCCAGATCCCGGCCGGCCGCACGGTGGCCGTGGTGGGCTCGTCGGGCGCCGGCAAATCCACACTGGCGCGCCTGCTGTTCCGCTTCTACGACGTCGAGCAGGGCGCCATCCTGGTCGACGGGCAGGACATCCGCGACGTCACGCAAGCCAGCCTGCGCGCCGCTATCGGCGTGGTGCCGCAGGACACGGTGCTGTTCAACGACACCATCCACTACAACATCGCCTATGGCCGCCCGGGGGCCACCGATGGCGAGGTGCAGGCGGCCGCGCGCCTGGCCCACATCCACGAGCTGGTCATGAGCATGCCCGACGGCTACCGCACGCTGGTGGGCGAACGCGGCCTGAAACTGTCGGGCGGCGAAAAGCAGCGCGTGGCCATCGCCCGCACCATTTTGAAAAACCCGTCGATTTTCCTGTTCGACGAAGCCACCAGCGCGCTCGACTCGCACACCGAACGGGAAATCCAGGCCAACCTGCGCGAAGTCAGCCAGGGCCGCACCACCCTGATCATCGCGCACCGCTTGTCGACCATCGCCGACGCCGACGAAATCATCGTGCTGGGCGACGGCCGCATCGTCGAACGCGGGCGCCATGCGGCGCTGCTGGCGCGCGGCGGCCCCTACGCGGCCATGTGGGAAAAACAGGCCCACGCCGGCGATACCGTGCCGGCCTGA
- a CDS encoding Rieske (2Fe-2S) protein, which yields MSDPTPLPAVHVCASSALADGGLGVKLPAADGAGRTTVFFVRYQGRVYGYVNRCAHVGVELDWENSFFTRAGDLLMCARHGATYQPDTGLCVGGPCKNGRLAPLRVQERDGAVYWLPAGRILPLPDGNTGAVPTAPA from the coding sequence ATGTCCGACCCCACCCCGCTTCCCGCCGTACACGTTTGCGCCAGCAGCGCGCTGGCCGATGGCGGCCTGGGCGTAAAACTGCCGGCGGCCGACGGCGCCGGCCGCACTACCGTGTTCTTCGTGCGGTACCAGGGCCGCGTGTACGGCTATGTCAACCGCTGCGCCCACGTGGGCGTCGAGCTCGACTGGGAAAACAGTTTTTTCACGCGGGCCGGCGACCTGCTGATGTGCGCCCGCCATGGCGCCACCTACCAGCCCGACACCGGCCTTTGCGTGGGCGGCCCATGCAAGAACGGCCGCCTGGCGCCGCTGCGGGTACAGGAGCGCGATGGCGCGGTGTACTGGCTGCCCGCCGGGCGCATCCTGCCATTGCCCGACGGCAATACGGGCGCCGTGCCTACGGCGCCAGCTTGA
- a CDS encoding AGE family epimerase/isomerase: MAASVAPELSGTIQALRRHFGEVILPLWMGRGFNEHMGLPYESLAGDSALPLAPQRYRAMACARQLYVYATASEPAHARHADRLFEALLRHFRDDRHGGWRYSIDADGRPLDDTQDLYTHAFVVFACAAYFERSRNAQARQALLQTAEQIEARFRRDDGLYHAAMSADWRQVSHGPAQNPVMHLTEAYLAASRVAEPAWFAQNLRGMAQGVADAFLHAPSQCVAEAPLGTPGNRIEPGHQFEWFVLLDSAPAVFAGLELALAVPRGCGWARRHGVLEATAGVRAALHEDGQVRDATERIWAQTEYARYLAATCDWPALAAQLAGLQGRFLSPLGWRECLGADGSLARADMPSTTPYHLATCYAALPLA; encoded by the coding sequence ATGGCCGCTTCCGTTGCTCCTGAACTCTCCGGCACCATCCAGGCGCTGCGCCGCCACTTCGGCGAGGTGATCCTGCCGCTGTGGATGGGCCGCGGCTTCAATGAACACATGGGGCTGCCGTACGAATCGCTGGCCGGCGACAGCGCGCTGCCCCTGGCGCCGCAGCGCTACCGCGCCATGGCCTGCGCGCGCCAGCTGTACGTGTATGCCACGGCTTCCGAACCGGCCCATGCGCGGCATGCCGACCGGCTGTTCGAAGCGCTGCTGCGCCACTTCCGCGACGACCGGCACGGCGGCTGGCGCTACAGCATCGACGCCGACGGCCGGCCGCTGGACGACACACAAGACTTATACACGCACGCCTTCGTGGTGTTTGCATGCGCCGCCTATTTCGAGCGCTCGCGCAACGCGCAGGCGCGCCAGGCGCTGCTGCAGACGGCCGAGCAGATCGAGGCGCGCTTTCGCCGCGACGACGGCCTGTACCACGCCGCCATGTCGGCCGACTGGCGCCAGGTCAGCCACGGGCCGGCGCAGAATCCGGTCATGCACCTGACCGAAGCCTATCTGGCCGCGTCGCGCGTGGCCGAGCCCGCCTGGTTCGCGCAGAACCTGCGCGGCATGGCGCAGGGCGTGGCCGACGCCTTTCTGCATGCGCCCAGCCAATGCGTGGCCGAGGCCCCGCTGGGCACGCCCGGCAACCGCATCGAGCCGGGCCACCAGTTCGAATGGTTCGTGCTGCTCGACAGCGCGCCGGCCGTATTCGCGGGGCTGGAACTGGCGCTGGCCGTGCCGCGCGGCTGCGGCTGGGCGCGCCGGCACGGCGTGCTGGAGGCCACCGCCGGGGTGCGGGCCGCCCTGCACGAAGACGGCCAGGTGCGCGACGCCACCGAGCGCATCTGGGCCCAGACCGAATACGCGCGCTACCTGGCGGCCACCTGCGACTGGCCGGCGCTGGCCGCGCAGCTGGCCGGCCTGCAGGGGCGCTTTCTGTCGCCCCTGGGCTGGCGCGAATGCCTGGGCGCCGACGGGTCGCTGGCGCGCGCCGACATGCCCTCGACCACGCCTTACCACCTGGCCACCTGTTACGCGGCCCTGCCGCTCGCCTGA
- a CDS encoding sulfite exporter TauE/SafE family protein: MDSMFVLIVAGAAAAGFVQGLAGFGFGMVAMSFWAWTLDPRLAAVLVVACALAGQILAALTVRRGFDAARLLPFVAGGLLGIPLGVAVLPLLNPALFKALIGGFLATWCPLMLAAGRLPRLTAGGRLADAGVGLLGGVMGGVGGFTGVLPTLWCTLRGFEKDTQRSIIQNFNLAMLAATMVSYMASGVVTRAMAPSLAVAIPAMLLPGWLGARAYVGITDAMFRKIVLGMLTAAGVALLASALPVLLR, from the coding sequence ATGGATTCCATGTTTGTCCTGATTGTCGCCGGAGCGGCCGCGGCGGGTTTTGTGCAGGGCCTGGCCGGCTTCGGCTTCGGCATGGTGGCCATGTCGTTCTGGGCCTGGACGCTGGACCCGCGCCTGGCCGCCGTGCTGGTGGTGGCGTGCGCCCTGGCCGGCCAGATCCTGGCGGCGCTGACGGTGCGGCGCGGCTTCGACGCGGCGCGCCTGCTGCCCTTCGTGGCGGGCGGACTGCTGGGGATTCCCCTGGGCGTGGCGGTGCTGCCGCTGCTGAACCCGGCGCTGTTCAAGGCCCTGATCGGCGGTTTCCTGGCCACCTGGTGCCCCCTCATGCTGGCGGCGGGCCGGCTGCCGCGCCTGACGGCGGGCGGCCGCCTGGCCGATGCCGGGGTGGGCCTGCTGGGCGGCGTCATGGGCGGGGTGGGCGGCTTTACCGGCGTGCTGCCCACCTTGTGGTGCACCTTGCGCGGTTTTGAAAAAGATACGCAGCGCTCGATCATCCAGAACTTCAACCTGGCCATGCTGGCGGCAACGATGGTGTCGTATATGGCAAGCGGCGTGGTCACGCGGGCCATGGCGCCGTCGCTGGCCGTGGCCATTCCGGCCATGCTGCTGCCCGGATGGCTGGGCGCGCGCGCCTATGTCGGCATTACCGATGCAATGTTTCGCAAGATTGTGCTGGGAATGCTGACAGCAGCCGGCGTCGCGCTGCTAGCATCGGCATTGCCGGTGCTGCTGCGCTGA
- a CDS encoding IclR family transcriptional regulator, protein MASTPSRSALRPFNILEAFCEARRPLSLSEIAQSTGVPVSTCHTVVHSMEQFGLLYFLSSREAYPTRRLWDMAREINAHDPIATRCLPFLTALRDATHETVILGTRQDDRVLYLLVVESGQTIRYSSRAGAFKPLHSSSIGKALLGALPDAELQAWLQAHELGRATPRTITSAARLKDDILAARQRGYSITRGENVEDVMAIAAPLRRGALTLGLAVAGPLNRIDQNAEAIAAQLLACIGEIAF, encoded by the coding sequence ATGGCCTCTACTCCCAGCCGCTCGGCGCTGCGCCCGTTCAACATCCTGGAAGCATTCTGCGAGGCCAGGCGGCCGCTGTCGCTGTCCGAGATCGCACAGTCGACCGGGGTGCCGGTGTCCACCTGCCATACCGTCGTGCATTCGATGGAGCAGTTCGGGCTGCTGTATTTCCTGTCGTCGCGCGAGGCCTATCCCACCCGGCGGCTATGGGACATGGCGCGCGAGATCAACGCCCACGATCCCATCGCCACGCGCTGCCTGCCGTTCCTGACCGCGCTGCGCGACGCCACCCACGAAACCGTGATCCTGGGCACCCGCCAGGACGACCGGGTGCTGTACCTGCTGGTGGTGGAAAGCGGGCAGACCATCCGCTATTCATCGCGCGCGGGCGCTTTCAAGCCGCTGCATTCCAGTTCCATCGGCAAGGCGCTGCTGGGCGCGCTGCCCGACGCCGAGCTGCAGGCCTGGCTGCAGGCGCATGAACTGGGGCGCGCCACGCCGCGCACCATTACGTCGGCGGCGCGCCTGAAAGACGATATCCTGGCCGCGCGCCAGCGCGGCTACAGCATTACCCGCGGCGAAAACGTCGAAGATGTCATGGCCATCGCCGCGCCGCTGCGGCGCGGCGCGCTGACGCTGGGGCTGGCGGTGGCCGGGCCGTTGAACCGCATCGACCAGAACGCCGAGGCCATTGCGGCGCAATTGCTGGCGTGCATCGGCGAAATCGCATTCTGA
- a CDS encoding class II aldolase/adducin family protein, which translates to MNTLTMNVKPAVSAAEWETRVNLAACYRLMPLFGMSDLIYNHITARVPGDEDRLLINPYGYLYEEINASSLITINLAGDVLLNPHGDYDVNPAGYVIHSAVHGARHDVECVIHTHSRAGMAVSALECGLLPLTQTAMRFGTIAYHEYEGPAVDTDERDRLTQDLGGGDAMILRNHGLLVAGADIPQAFNTMYWLEMACRAQVDAMACNTDLHYPARDVIAKTAHLYKPETRRPYGVLEWPAMLRMLERRDASFRT; encoded by the coding sequence ATGAATACCCTGACCATGAATGTGAAGCCGGCCGTCTCGGCGGCCGAATGGGAAACCCGCGTCAACCTGGCGGCCTGCTACCGGCTGATGCCGCTGTTCGGCATGAGCGACCTGATCTACAACCACATCACCGCGCGCGTGCCGGGCGACGAAGACCGCCTGCTGATCAACCCGTACGGCTATCTGTATGAAGAGATCAACGCGTCCAGCCTGATCACCATCAACCTGGCCGGCGACGTGCTGCTCAATCCGCACGGCGATTATGACGTGAACCCCGCCGGCTATGTGATCCACAGCGCGGTGCATGGCGCGCGCCACGATGTCGAGTGCGTGATCCACACGCATTCGCGCGCCGGCATGGCGGTATCGGCCCTGGAATGCGGCCTGCTGCCCCTGACGCAGACGGCCATGCGGTTTGGTACGATCGCGTATCACGAGTACGAGGGACCTGCTGTCGACACGGACGAACGCGATCGCCTGACGCAAGACCTGGGCGGCGGCGATGCGATGATCCTGCGCAATCACGGCCTGCTGGTGGCCGGCGCGGACATCCCGCAGGCGTTCAACACCATGTATTGGCTGGAAATGGCCTGCCGGGCCCAGGTCGACGCCATGGCCTGCAATACCGACCTGCACTACCCGGCGCGTGATGTCATTGCCAAGACAGCGCACCTGTACAAGCCCGAGACCCGCCGCCCCTATGGCGTGCTGGAATGGCCGGCCATGCTGCGGATGCTCGAGCGCCGGGACGCTTCGTTCCGGACCTGA
- a CDS encoding TRAP transporter large permease — MSVWILTAGFAALVVLGVPFVFAIGLAVVAVMVVADIPSMLLPQTMVAGTQSFSLLGIPFFMLAGELMSAGGLSRRLIAVADVFVRHLLGGLGHVTIVAACIFAAISGSAPATTAAIGGAMIPAMAERGYSRPYATSLAVSAGVLAPLIPPSIAFIIWGVIAEQSIAQLFLAGVIPGLIMAVGLSAIVIWRAHRDRVPQLPRATAAELGAALRKGVWALLAPVIVLGGIYGGVFTPTEAAAVVCFYSFIVGVFIEKELRLSQVPAVILRAMRVSAIVMGIVAVSGGMGVLVAQEQFATRLAALLSASIHQQWVMLLILNLGFFLLAAVMDEIALMLIFGPMLIAIGHQFGIDPIHFGAMIVTNVAIGMAAPPIGYCLFVGTAISGQRLTAVARAIWPQVVMMLAVLMLVTYVPAFSLALVR; from the coding sequence ATGAGCGTCTGGATCCTGACCGCCGGGTTCGCCGCCCTGGTGGTGCTGGGTGTGCCGTTTGTGTTCGCCATCGGGCTGGCGGTGGTGGCGGTAATGGTGGTGGCGGATATCCCGTCGATGCTGCTGCCGCAGACCATGGTGGCGGGCACGCAGTCATTCAGCCTGCTCGGCATCCCGTTCTTCATGCTGGCGGGCGAACTGATGTCGGCGGGCGGGCTGTCGAGGCGGCTGATCGCGGTGGCCGACGTGTTCGTGCGCCATCTGCTGGGCGGGCTGGGGCACGTGACCATCGTGGCGGCGTGCATCTTCGCGGCGATTTCCGGCTCGGCGCCCGCCACCACCGCGGCCATCGGCGGCGCCATGATTCCGGCCATGGCCGAGCGGGGCTATTCCAGACCCTACGCCACCTCGCTGGCGGTCAGCGCCGGAGTGCTGGCCCCGCTGATCCCGCCTTCGATCGCGTTCATCATCTGGGGCGTGATTGCCGAGCAGTCGATCGCCCAGCTGTTCCTGGCCGGCGTCATCCCGGGGCTGATCATGGCGGTGGGCCTGTCGGCCATCGTGATATGGCGCGCCCACCGCGACCGGGTGCCGCAGCTGCCGCGCGCCACGGCGGCCGAACTGGGCGCCGCGCTGCGCAAGGGCGTCTGGGCGCTGCTGGCGCCGGTGATCGTGCTGGGCGGTATTTACGGCGGCGTGTTCACGCCGACCGAGGCGGCCGCGGTGGTGTGCTTCTACAGCTTCATTGTCGGCGTGTTCATCGAAAAAGAGCTGCGCCTGTCGCAGGTGCCGGCGGTGATCCTGCGCGCCATGAGGGTCAGCGCCATTGTCATGGGCATCGTGGCGGTGTCGGGCGGCATGGGCGTGCTGGTGGCGCAGGAACAGTTCGCCACCAGGCTGGCCGCGCTGCTCAGCGCGTCGATACACCAGCAGTGGGTGATGCTGCTGATCCTGAACCTGGGGTTCTTCCTGCTGGCGGCGGTGATGGACGAGATCGCGCTGATGCTGATCTTCGGCCCCATGCTGATCGCCATCGGGCACCAGTTCGGCATCGATCCCATCCATTTCGGCGCGATGATCGTCACCAATGTGGCGATCGGCATGGCCGCGCCGCCGATCGGCTATTGCCTGTTCGTCGGCACGGCCATCAGCGGCCAGCGCCTGACCGCCGTGGCGCGCGCGATCTGGCCGCAGGTCGTGATGATGCTGGCGGTGCTGATGCTGGTGACGTACGTGCCGGCATTTTCGCTGGCCCTGGTCCGATGA
- a CDS encoding TRAP transporter small permease subunit produces the protein MGALLKALTRCNDIITRAVKGVIVVMAALMVAAILWQVCMRYIFNRPPSWTEELALLLFSWSMLLMLAVGVRESFHVRMDLLIERLPAGGGRLLQALIDLATAAFGAYLVVSGLGYALEMYGATSAAIGYPIVLLYSAAPTCGALVFLYGLELLWARHATGEPS, from the coding sequence GTGGGCGCGCTGCTCAAAGCGCTGACGCGCTGCAATGACATCATCACGCGCGCCGTGAAGGGCGTCATCGTGGTGATGGCCGCGCTGATGGTGGCGGCCATCCTGTGGCAGGTGTGCATGCGCTATATCTTCAACCGCCCGCCATCCTGGACGGAAGAGCTGGCGCTGCTGCTGTTCAGCTGGTCGATGCTGCTGATGCTGGCGGTGGGGGTGCGGGAATCGTTCCATGTGCGCATGGACCTGTTGATCGAGCGCCTGCCGGCGGGCGGCGGCAGGCTGCTGCAGGCGCTGATCGACCTGGCCACGGCGGCGTTCGGGGCCTACCTGGTGGTGTCGGGGCTGGGCTACGCGCTGGAAATGTACGGCGCCACCTCGGCCGCCATCGGGTATCCCATCGTGCTGCTGTACAGCGCGGCGCCGACCTGCGGCGCCCTGGTGTTCCTGTACGGCCTGGAACTGCTGTGGGCGCGCCATGCAACCGGAGAACCGTCGTGA
- a CDS encoding TRAP transporter substrate-binding protein translates to MNIWFKRLCVAAAGCLAIAAAQAQDKQVIKLGWTTTDGEQDPYAIGARAFKAALEADPNGKSFEVQLYPNRQLGDEKALLEGVRMGLAQAGLITNAVVAQMEPAFQLNDLPFLYASSEQAYQLMDGPIGRQLAKKLEAKGIAVLGYMGGGFRNMINNVRPVKAPQDVAGVKYRVMQSPIYIGMYEALGGSPVPMAWGETYTAVQQGALDGLEIPLSVIDSTKSYEITKFLSLTNHTFSVIEFVFNKRLLDKMAPPQRQAILDAARKAAQEERRINDENARKLVATLKEKGMQVNTIDNPAAFREKVKPVYDAFRPGIGPDLLDAALAQVK, encoded by the coding sequence ATGAACATCTGGTTCAAGAGACTGTGCGTGGCGGCGGCGGGATGCCTGGCCATTGCGGCGGCGCAGGCGCAGGACAAGCAGGTCATCAAGCTGGGCTGGACCACCACGGACGGCGAGCAGGATCCCTATGCCATCGGCGCGCGCGCCTTCAAGGCCGCGCTGGAGGCCGATCCGAACGGCAAGTCGTTCGAAGTGCAGCTGTACCCGAACCGGCAATTGGGCGACGAGAAGGCGCTGCTGGAAGGCGTGCGCATGGGCCTGGCGCAGGCCGGCCTGATCACCAATGCCGTGGTAGCGCAGATGGAGCCGGCCTTCCAGCTGAATGACCTGCCGTTCCTGTATGCGTCGTCCGAGCAGGCCTACCAGCTGATGGACGGCCCCATCGGCCGGCAGCTGGCCAAGAAGCTCGAGGCCAAGGGCATCGCCGTGCTGGGCTACATGGGCGGCGGCTTTCGCAACATGATCAACAACGTGCGGCCGGTGAAGGCGCCGCAGGACGTGGCCGGCGTGAAGTACCGCGTGATGCAGAGCCCCATTTACATCGGCATGTACGAAGCGCTGGGCGGCAGCCCGGTGCCGATGGCCTGGGGCGAGACCTACACCGCCGTGCAGCAGGGCGCGCTGGACGGGCTGGAGATCCCGCTGTCGGTGATCGACTCGACCAAGTCGTACGAGATCACCAAGTTCCTTTCCCTGACCAACCATACTTTCTCGGTGATCGAGTTCGTGTTCAACAAGCGCCTGCTCGACAAGATGGCGCCGCCGCAGCGCCAGGCCATCCTGGACGCCGCGCGCAAGGCCGCACAGGAAGAGCGCAGGATCAACGACGAGAACGCCCGGAAACTGGTGGCGACGCTGAAAGAGAAGGGCATGCAGGTCAACACCATTGACAACCCGGCGGCGTTCCGCGAGAAGGTCAAGCCGGTGTACGACGCTTTCCGGCCCGGCATCGGCCCGGACCTGCTGGACGCCGCGCTGGCCCAGGTGAAGTAA
- a CDS encoding amidohydrolase family protein yields the protein MTYLPFDAALKPARQRLPAGACDCHFHIFESPGQYPLAAGRAYTPTPAPRASYQALRAAYGIDRAVLVHPSVYGADHASYEALLAEHAAWLRGVAVAYAHTPDEDIARWHRLGTRGTRVNVLFQGGPTQADIDSIIDKISPHGWHVQLFGDLSRVPDLAPRIAGRVPVVVDHIGHGQPGQLIGSAGFANLLALLREGRAWVKLSAPYRSSADAPAYPEVRPLVDAILDANPAQAVWGTDWPHPHIPGPMPNDGDLVDLVYDWLPDASIRQAVLVDNPARLYWRD from the coding sequence ATGACCTACCTGCCGTTTGATGCCGCGCTCAAGCCGGCCCGCCAGCGGCTTCCCGCGGGAGCCTGCGACTGCCATTTCCATATTTTCGAGAGCCCCGGCCAGTATCCGCTGGCGGCCGGCCGCGCCTATACGCCCACGCCCGCCCCGCGGGCCAGCTATCAGGCGCTGCGCGCCGCATATGGCATCGACCGCGCGGTGCTGGTGCATCCCAGTGTGTATGGGGCCGACCACGCCAGCTATGAGGCGCTGCTGGCCGAGCATGCCGCCTGGCTGCGCGGCGTGGCCGTGGCCTATGCGCACACGCCCGACGAGGACATTGCGCGCTGGCATCGGCTGGGCACGCGCGGCACGCGCGTGAACGTGCTGTTCCAGGGCGGCCCCACGCAGGCCGACATAGACAGCATCATCGACAAGATCAGCCCGCACGGCTGGCACGTGCAATTGTTCGGCGACCTGTCGCGGGTGCCCGACCTGGCGCCGCGCATCGCCGGGCGCGTGCCGGTGGTGGTGGACCACATCGGCCACGGTCAGCCGGGGCAACTGATCGGCAGCGCCGGTTTCGCCAACCTGCTGGCCTTGCTGCGCGAGGGCAGGGCGTGGGTGAAGCTGTCGGCGCCATACCGTTCGTCGGCGGATGCGCCGGCCTACCCGGAAGTGCGCCCCCTGGTCGATGCCATCCTGGACGCCAACCCGGCGCAGGCGGTGTGGGGCACCGACTGGCCGCATCCGCACATTCCGGGGCCCATGCCCAACGACGGCGACCTGGTGGACCTGGTGTACGACTGGCTGCCCGATGCCTCCATCCGGCAGGCGGTGCTGGTCGACAACCCGGCGCGGCTTTACTGGCGGGACTGA